ttgaaatttcacatACATAGTTAGGAAAAGGAAGGGCAAAGCAAATCTTTCATCTCAAAAGTACTGTTTTCGTTTGAAATTTATGCTGATGAAGCATAACCcatcttggactgagacaaaaggtaaacaaaccttgaacaaaaaatcattatttctcgttaatcctttgttaattttgttcttactttctgttaatgttaaattttttgttgttgttgttttatggaGTCATGTCGCTTACttaaatgtttgttaatttctcgtttcttttttgtttactttttgtctcagtccaagatgaatagggAACAATGAACATAACAAACAAAGATGTTCAGTTAGAAAAACTAGAACATAGTCTATGGTTGAGATATGTATATTAcctgcatttaaaaaaaagatcatgCCAACGATTATAGCGACGAAAAGAAATCCGTTCTCAGGATTGTCTTCCAAAACATGGCCACCAATGACGGGTCCTAATGTGATACCAGCACCAGCTATGGCGTTCATTCTCCCATAAATTGATGACTGCTTATGTTCATTCCTTTCATAATCTGCAACCAGAGCTCTTGTGAGCATCTGGGTTTGTTTGAATATACCTGAAAGTACAGTTTGATTTCACTCAACAAgagaaatatgaatattaataataacaagaataatttatttgatgtgATTGATATGGCTACATTACAAATTATCTCATCACAAgaaaaagtatgtaataagaacaatataaaaaatataatttatatatttgtatttataccTAAAACAGCTCGAATAACTAATAACAGGGCCACTGAAGTTACAAAGCCAAAACAAGTGTAAGCTATActactaattaataatgtcattACTAATATCTTTTTGCGCCCTTTTAAGTCACTTAGACTaccctgaaaataaaataatacaatttaacatcaaagtcaacttgttattaataaataatcatcttcttattataatatacttatactcatatattatttttatccacttactaatttgatttaaaaaattacacaaaagaTACAACTTGCTCATGCCAAAGTATTGATTGTTTATAAAATCCCAAAGCATTTTTTGCTTTGAATATGTGGTTGTACTATACATACAGCATGAAGTTATTGGTAATGCTGGAGCCCACACtgtaaattagtttttgatGCAATGCTTTGCTGATTGATGTACTACCTTGCTTTGTTACATGTTGAAAGATATGGCTATATGTTATACCTGTATATCTCTTAAATTGTACATTGTAGCTATTGCTTCTTTacatcactatcactacatgtTATTAATACTActcaacagattttgatgggAGCTACTttaacagataaaatatttcaagaggaaggttttcatttataatttataatgattttactCATGATTTTAAGCCGGGATAGGCTGctattaaagataaaaataaaacactcaCAATAAGTGGTCCAGAACCCAATTGGAACCCTGCATAAATGGAACCAAGTAATCCAACATGTATATGGTTAGCCCCCATCTTTCTTGCATGACCAGGTACAAGAGGTATAATAATACCAACTGCCAATAAATCCTGAAAATAACAACTTACAGATGTTTTATTGCGAccaaattattgtattatacagaagataaaaatacttataccggcaaaaaaattgtaaatttatttatttgattgtgccaagtggaaaagaaaaaataagaaaacgggttctgggctccgacaccTTATGGCTGAGCTTTCTCAAccggaaaaacgctcagatgagagagagaaatgtGCAAACACagttaataatacaaaataattaccaaAAACGCAACAGCTTGAAGTagacaaattgaaaaactCATCTTGGACTCAGCAGATATTATAAGATCAGAAGTTGTGTATGAGTCTAAGTGTATTTAGGgattcataaaatgtattgtgcaAATTGCAACTAAACTTATGTTTCTTTcttataattcaataaatattttttctttattttcattctaaTGTAGGAacttgtttacattttattgaactcaaaatttttgtttttgacaatgACTTTGACACTAGGTGACatgtttacattttgttaaagacaaaaattttatttttgacaatgacTTTGACACTAGGTGACATTGATTGATAGCCAGCATGAATTTTTCGATAACGACTAAAACGCCAACATTCCAAAAAAAGATTAACagttaatttattcttttcatCGCTCTTTCCTGTTTTGTTGTGCATACGACGATATGTTTTCaaaagaaaagtaataaaCGCAGaccatttaatttaactttaatggtttttgctaataaataacaagCTTGCTCGCAGGTTATCCAAGTGCTCGCCGGAggccaaaattatattaatccgTGCTTATAGTACTACATTTATACTAGACTCTGTGGGCaaaatagtttcaaaatacatataggtaGCATGCAGGTCTAATCAGAATACAGTGCATCGAATGATCTCGGAAACCAGGCTCGACCAAgacatttaatgtttttaatatcagTGGGCTATACTGAAGAAGTGCAACCTTACTCTGTAGTACAGAGTAAGGTTGCACCTGTACTGCACAGTGCGAGCCAGCCACAACTCCGTTACGAAAATGATCGACGgatactcttttttttttaaatgaataaatagtatataataaatttcaaaattatttattcaatataggatgacATACATTACTTGATGacgtaaaaaattacttaactgagcctactgccgacttccaaagcgcaagtgaagacgaagcggcgcaacaaacttcatcgcggccttttcttcaaacatgtcaattaaaacaaatgtacGTCAACATggatttattaagtacttcgTTTATACTAGGTAATAGAAAAGGAAGGTCTCTTTCTTTTCTGCATCCCTTTCTATATAGCCCCTTAAATCGAAGCGTGTTTATGTGGTAGCCGTCTTACGCccttggaattagtaggtaatagTAGTACTTAGTAAATCCATGCTTACGCCCTTACAAGATTAGTAatgaatgaaaagaaaaaatcagTCACTCAGTCGACAAGCGGCGTGTATGAGTGAACTgagtttataaaatgtttgccaTTGTTTTCATCGTTTTGTGAAATTATCCAACCTTCTAGGTTGTTTGGAAATTTGTTGATTGTGACAGTCTAGTGGTTATtgtaaaagttattaattacgaTGCAGACAGGCAGCGGTGCTAAAAATCCGCCATGGGCTCGGTCAAACGTGAATACAAATATGACCGGCATGAATGCTCAAATAATGGATCCCAATTCAATGATGTCCCAACAAAGCATGATGCCCTTCCAGCAGTCTCAAGCAGTTTTTAACCCAAATATGATGCAGGCACAGGGAGGTATGGGGATGCCCATGGCCGGTCAAATGCCGATGAATCAAATGTCTCAAGGTCAAATGTACCCGGGCAATGTAGTAGCTTATCCAACCCCACGTGCCATGAACCCGGCTATGTATCAAAATGCTCAATCTAACCAGACGCAGGCCACGGGAGAACAACGCGTATTTACTGGTACTGTAACTAAGACACACAATGACTTCGGGTTTGTTGATCATGACGTGTTTTACCAAACTTCCGTGTGCGCTAAAGGCGTTATCCCAAAGCTCAATGATAGAGTACTTGTTGAAGCTACTTATAATCCAAATATGCCTTTCAAATGGAATGCCACTCGCGTCCAAGTGTTGCCTCAGGGTGGCAACCAGAAACAGAACATGGGAAAGTCCAATTACAATGCTGTGCCACCACCAGCTAACAAGAAATCTATATTGCCTCGTCGTGATAACCGCGATGATCGTCGGGACCCGCCATCAAGACGTGATGACAGAGTAAGTAATTtcttctaattatttttaacctacACTAGGTAAGGTCTTCCTCCAGCATACccatataaatgtaaaacaatGTGTTAATACACTTGTTGATTTTTTGTAGAAACGCTCCCGCACACGCAGTCGGTCTAGGGGTAGGATGGATAGCCGCAGCCGTAGAGACTCACCACCTAGGAAGCGGCCTGTGATCCATCAACCTTCACCCATCAAATATGTAGTCAGGGTGCCCAGAATGCCTTTGGATATGTAAGTTtgagttattttaattcacaATGTGATGCccattagaaaaaaatcaattaaaaattttgatatatgaGTATAtcacaaagaaagaaaagaaatatcaattaaatttctaatgAAAATTCCTAATAACCAtgttattacagaaaaaaaaacatgttttttgtaatttgcaatgtttttttatagatcAAAGATGGATGTCCCAACCTTAGCTCAAAGGTATACTAATCTGTACATTCCATCTGATTTCTTTAATGCCCATGTGAAGTGGGGGGAGACTTTCCCACCCCACTCCCCATTTGCCCTGAACAACCCCTGCGGGTATCACATCATGAGTAAGGAGACTGACAACCCTTCACCCAATGATGCTGTCTTGGAACCACCAGATGCAGATTATAAATTTTCTGCAAAGGTAAACTAAACTGAATTAATCCAGCAGTTTCAATCTTtcacacaatttatattaccGATGCTTTGCTCCAGTTGAGATTTCAGGATAACTTCACAATCACCTAAACcttttttttgatattattagtagaattgcattatattttaaggAAATAAGGTACATCTTGCTTTATGTTCACTTAGCATTAATAACTATGTAATCTTATTGTTTTTTAGGTGATGTTAATCAGTATGCCAACATTGGAATTCTTGTACCAAAAGTGTGGTCTAACAAAAGTTGATGAAAAAGACAAACGTTCAAGTAAATCCCCCATGCACCCAACTCGTTTGATCAAGTTCCTAGTGGGTCAAAAGAGCAAAGGTGCAGAGAATTTCGCTATTGGTGGACCCTGGAGTCCCTCATTGGATGGTGAAAATCCCCAGTCAGATCCTAGAGTTTTAGTCAAAACAGCTATACGCACTTGCAAAGCCCTAACTGGCATTGATTTATCACAATGTACACAGTGGTAAGTGTCTTTCAAAGAATTTTCTGCGTGATTTCCTGATGCTGGTTTGTTTTGTGTCTATTCTAACAACAAAAGTCAAAAGTTTCtaataactatatttcaacattcatcatcatctcgtttttttttgtgcacTGCTGAGCATAGGACTCTCACCTTTTACAAAAGTTTCCACATTCAATTAACCAATTGTAACATTTATAAGAAACTTTTGCCTTTCGTCATTATGATTAGTCATGGTACTGCACACATTCATTATGTGAGAGTATGGAGGAGTTAGTACACCGCCAAACCACAACTTGGAAGCCGCTCGATGTAAAGGGTTTCAAGCCCTCAAACTCTCCTACGGATGTGTCGTGTCCATGTAAGGCGGGCTGTCAATTGTGTGAGTATGAATACCACTATAACTGTATTACCCGCGCAGGTACCGAATGGTGGAGTTTTACTACTGGCGCGAGGGCAGCGGCGGCAAGTCCCGCCTCGAGACTGTGGTGTTGTTCCTGCCAGACGTGTGGTCTGCTCAGCCGTCGCGTATCGAGTGGACAACCATTCAGGACCAATATAGAGCGGCTTGCGACGCCGCCGTCAACAGGATCGAGGAGCCGCCGGAGCAGCTATCTGCAGACCAGCAATCTGCTGAGCCCAAGACGGAGGAGACATCTGTGCAAAGCGAGGAGACAGATTCAGCGGACATATCCCAAATTGTTTGTTCCCAGTTTTGTTTCTAAGTTTCCGGCTGCGTGCGACTAAAGAGGCGAAGACTACGCTACACTACCGTCTTCATGGCCCAGAATACTTGCTATTGGACTAATCTGCTTTCTtcattaatactttttatatgacccttgcaaatatgtatttttcagtaatttcaaaattaaattaagaaaagtaaacttaaaaaagatTCCCTCccaacatattaatattaatgttcgcttgtgtttcacaaattgtaattctttatacaatattttaggaTAATGCTAGCGCAAATTCGAGTACAATAACCATTGAAGAGGATGATGATGAGGACAGGCCAGAACCTACACATTACTCTAAGATTGACCTGAAAACGATTAAAGTGGATCAGTTACGGCAAGAGCTTCGGGCGCGTAAAGTTAGCTGTAAAGGTAAGGAAAATGAAGATTTtgttagccccaaaataagttcgagacttgtctTATGGGAGACTAACTTAACGGTACTATACATTGAACATTAAAgacaggtcaatctgaaaaaaacattttcaaacttGCCCGGATTAAACCTGgaacctccagtgtagcagtggCGTGATGACCAAATAATCtattatgttgtaatttttcattctATTTTTAGGATTGCGGGCGCAATTGATTTCTCGCTTATCCAAACTAATCAAgactgaagaagaaaaagaaaccaAGAGTGAAGATGTAATGGAACTAGAGGATGACGAGAATACTGAAGAAAAGTCTGACAAAGATAAGAAAGAGAAAAGTGAAAAGGAACCGGAGACAGACAAGGAGAAGCCAAAGCCTGtggaagaaaagaaagaagaaaaagtggaaaaaaagaaaactgagAAAGAAATTGAGGAAGAGAAAAAGAAGGTAAGACTTTTGGTACATTATTACTAAAGGAATGTCTTAGTTACAGCCAATTATGTGTATGTTGACACTGTTAGGACATGACTGATATCttcaaactcaaaaattacaaaattgatGGTGTGCTCACTGAAGGCTCAGTGAATAAGGGTCAGTTATGGTGTTATTTACCTgacacaaaaatgtataaagaaaactagctgttgcccgcatcTCCACACGTATTCTTTCTCCGCACGTCTACTTTGCTCTGAAATAATAACTAGATCAattccaaatttcaacaaaatatgtCCAGGGGTTGAGCTGTGACAGTGTGGCAgaatttgacatttataatagtatggaaggaataatatttatgttaatttagttGCTTCA
The genomic region above belongs to Plodia interpunctella isolate USDA-ARS_2022_Savannah chromosome 7, ilPloInte3.2, whole genome shotgun sequence and contains:
- the LOC128671102 gene encoding cell division cycle and apoptosis regulator protein 1-like: MQTGSGAKNPPWARSNVNTNMTGMNAQIMDPNSMMSQQSMMPFQQSQAVFNPNMMQAQGGMGMPMAGQMPMNQMSQGQMYPGNVVAYPTPRAMNPAMYQNAQSNQTQATGEQRVFTGTVTKTHNDFGFVDHDVFYQTSVCAKGVIPKLNDRVLVEATYNPNMPFKWNATRVQVLPQGGNQKQNMGKSNYNAVPPPANKKSILPRRDNRDDRRDPPSRRDDRKRSRTRSRSRGRMDSRSRRDSPPRKRPVIHQPSPIKYVVRVPRMPLDISKMDVPTLAQRYTNLYIPSDFFNAHVKWGETFPPHSPFALNNPCGYHIMSKETDNPSPNDAVLEPPDADYKFSAKVMLISMPTLEFLYQKCGLTKVDEKDKRSSKSPMHPTRLIKFLVGQKSKGAENFAIGGPWSPSLDGENPQSDPRVLVKTAIRTCKALTGIDLSQCTQWYRMVEFYYWREGSGGKSRLETVVLFLPDVWSAQPSRIEWTTIQDQYRAACDAAVNRIEEPPEQLSADQQSAEPKTEETSVQSEETDSADISQIDNASANSSTITIEEDDDEDRPEPTHYSKIDLKTIKVDQLRQELRARKVSCKGLRAQLISRLSKLIKTEEEKETKSEDVMELEDDENTEEKSDKDKKEKSEKEPETDKEKPKPVEEKKEEKVEKKKTEKEIEEEKKKLEKDKQQIKQRYELPGTPHIMVHPSNTAKGGKFNCSVATLSLLLDYRVTDNKEHSFELFVFAELFNEMLMRDFGFYIYKTLYTLPEKVEEVKEPEKPADKTEKKDEKKTEGDKKDDAKSDKKDDRRDDRRDSRRRDRRESHSDDERSSSPRGRRSRGVELPPDPYLLLSLVYFDTSRVGYISKKDLQNLFMSLGLALSRSQIRAILEKVCIKDNFSYKSLVQAIKELASGQADLQDLPLDGTVSVNNDVTDHITELEAAIAAGNRDLLPVFNRPEENGDSSGETKDISDGAVVMYKNRVIDIGALVAAEARSSSHRLRLESALESARAALRAARAAAVSTQQAERGAQSQLSDLSAHLAAARARITSLTASSKIFHSALKSIQSKVEAVVNIKFEEEDVVEVSNGPAQGETKVKNEVKMKAEPKEEKSEATEEAKQTDESKEGDNVVSDAKEPDNTASENMDLDESATS